In Wenyingzhuangia fucanilytica, the following are encoded in one genomic region:
- a CDS encoding cold-shock protein: MKKGTVKFFNESKGFGFIIDDETQQDYFVHISGLIDEVREGDAVEFDLKEGRKGLNAVDVKAL; the protein is encoded by the coding sequence GTGAAAAAAGGTACAGTAAAGTTCTTTAATGAATCTAAAGGTTTTGGATTTATTATTGACGACGAAACACAACAAGATTATTTCGTACACATCTCAGGATTAATTGACGAAGTTAGAGAAGGAGATGCAGTTGAATTTGACTTAAAAGAAGGTAGAAAAGGATTAAACGCAGTAGACGTTAAAGCTTTATAA
- a CDS encoding Nif3-like dinuclear metal center hexameric protein codes for MKIKEITSYIEKLAPLSYAEDFDNVGLLVGNYHTEVTGVLVTLDTLEQTVDEAIQKNCNLIVSFHPIIFDGLKKFNGNSYVERVVMKAIKHDIAIYATHTALDNSFNGVSAKMCEVLELKNKEVLIPQKGTIKKLITFVPVHNADSVREALFEVGAGAIGNYSECSFNINGTGTFNGNENSNPVVGTKGTTSKEQETQIGITFPKHLESKVLKTLLKTHPYEEVAYEITTLENTNQHIGIGMIGELSTPMLSKDFLSYVKNKMNTECIRHSAPLTSKIKKVAVLGGSGSFGINAAISKGADAYITADFKYHEFYKAEGKILITDIGHYESEQFTKNLLVDYLKENFRNFAIILSDKSTNPIYYS; via the coding sequence ATGAAGATTAAAGAAATTACAAGTTATATAGAAAAGTTAGCTCCACTAAGCTATGCCGAAGATTTTGACAATGTAGGTTTATTAGTGGGAAACTATCATACCGAAGTCACTGGAGTATTAGTAACTCTTGATACATTAGAACAAACTGTTGATGAAGCAATTCAAAAGAATTGTAATTTAATAGTAAGTTTTCATCCTATTATTTTTGATGGACTAAAAAAATTCAACGGAAATAGTTATGTTGAAAGAGTAGTCATGAAAGCTATTAAGCATGATATTGCTATATATGCAACTCACACCGCTTTAGACAATTCTTTTAATGGTGTAAGCGCTAAAATGTGCGAAGTATTAGAACTTAAAAACAAAGAAGTTTTAATTCCACAAAAAGGAACCATCAAAAAACTAATCACTTTTGTTCCAGTTCACAATGCTGATAGTGTTAGAGAAGCTCTTTTTGAAGTTGGTGCTGGTGCCATTGGAAATTATAGTGAATGTAGTTTTAATATTAATGGTACAGGAACCTTTAATGGAAATGAAAACTCTAATCCTGTAGTGGGTACAAAAGGGACTACTTCAAAAGAACAAGAAACGCAAATTGGCATTACTTTTCCTAAACACTTAGAAAGTAAAGTTTTAAAAACACTTCTTAAAACACATCCATACGAAGAGGTTGCTTATGAAATAACTACTTTAGAAAACACAAATCAACACATTGGTATCGGAATGATTGGAGAGTTATCAACTCCAATGCTTTCTAAAGATTTTTTAAGCTATGTTAAAAATAAAATGAATACCGAATGCATAAGACACTCTGCACCTTTGACCTCAAAAATTAAAAAAGTAGCTGTACTTGGTGGCTCTGGAAGTTTTGGTATAAATGCCGCAATAAGCAAGGGAGCTGATGCCTATATTACGGCCGATTTTAAATATCATGAATTTTATAAAGCAGAAGGAAAAATATTAATTACCGATATTGGACACTACGAAAGTGAACAGTTTACAAAAAACTTATTAGTTGATTATCTTAAAGAAAATTTTCGTAATTTTGCAATCATTTTATCGGATAAAAGTACAAACCCAATATATTACTCATAG
- a CDS encoding zinc ribbon domain-containing protein: MATKQEVSVEDKLRALYNLQLIDSRIDEIISVQGELPLEIEDLDSEIAGLSTRIEKLNQDVAGFETEISNRKSSILESKELVKKYTEQQKSVRNNREFDSLTKEAEFQELEIELAEKRIKEAYAKIEQKKEIIARTTEKLNAQQSHLDHKKSELDAILKETENEQNELNKLSEQMAEKIDNHLLVAYKRIRKSVVNGLAVVPIERGAAGGSYFTIPPQVQIEIASRKKITIDEYSGRILVDAALAEEEREKLSSIIK; the protein is encoded by the coding sequence ATGGCAACTAAACAAGAAGTATCTGTAGAAGACAAGTTAAGAGCTTTATACAATTTACAATTAATCGACTCTAGAATTGATGAAATCATAAGCGTTCAAGGAGAGTTACCACTAGAGATTGAAGATTTAGACAGTGAAATTGCTGGGTTATCAACTCGTATTGAAAAATTAAATCAAGATGTTGCTGGTTTTGAAACTGAGATTTCTAACAGAAAATCAAGTATTTTAGAATCTAAAGAATTGGTTAAAAAATACACTGAACAACAAAAATCTGTTCGTAACAACAGAGAGTTTGATTCTTTAACTAAAGAGGCTGAATTTCAAGAATTAGAAATTGAATTGGCTGAAAAAAGAATCAAAGAAGCTTATGCTAAAATTGAGCAAAAAAAGGAAATTATTGCTAGAACTACTGAAAAATTAAACGCTCAACAATCTCACTTAGATCATAAAAAATCTGAATTAGATGCTATTTTAAAGGAAACTGAAAATGAGCAAAATGAGTTAAACAAACTTTCAGAGCAAATGGCTGAAAAAATTGACAACCATTTATTAGTTGCTTATAAAAGAATTAGAAAAAGTGTTGTAAATGGATTAGCTGTAGTTCCAATTGAAAGAGGTGCTGCTGGTGGATCTTACTTTACTATTCCTCCTCAAGTTCAAATTGAAATTGCTAGCCGTAAAAAAATAACTATCGATGAATATTCTGGTAGAATTTTAGTTGATGCTGCCTTAGCAGAAGAAGAAAGAGAAAAATTGTCTTCTATTATTAAATAA
- a CDS encoding T9SS type A sorting domain-containing protein: MKVTSFKSKVFLLIITSIITINANAQNEPFNCVYNAYLFQYNDVYAVNLASGTSLLVAEDITENSINASAYNNVDGYLWGFLKNEPKTLIRIGNDFSTNKFTINSIPDDAIFSFVGDINVDGIYHYKVSKSIYKVDLNPNSDNYLEFIESFELTQNINVHDWAFNVNDNNLYTVEKNSNHLYRINTETKVMTDLGIVPILIGNDYTYGAVYFDVDGNLYVSANQTGTIYRIKNVHNITTNGYIDSNLFAYGPASASNDGARCPSAPVPDEDCSNGKDDDGDGLIDCDDPACSGVESCPTITLTTSANKGGLESNNRLSQKITARNYLRSKTNYDFDSKKAPTFKPSNKIYLGQKTMVGIEDFIPYDGVKNTEAKITTPSDLINLTNAKKIFSVDYVNTQQQTVASILTMETENGVYEHTKYICDRLLGAEILGINTFYINDEMFIKTTIKSPSGEIEHVISFAVSDNGSGYDVESHWNLDKYTQNISYYNYQVWSNSVDDLYRLTSKILEMFSNVKPITSYKNSTPPYVYVKSGNYKNGKLTLNIVNTNNATNIKIKGGLRASETSDTETIDSDIEIDSYNTKIEFEAKSLFDFGFRIEGNNGGTPDDVFMADGAWGVDASAKNTEVISFDVSPQEDIITDGSYMVERGINLSAKTTEYVSVYKAFTPRFNAIDLQEYNTLKLNLKGTGKLSIVIMKEDVQHWEDQHKYTVELTNETTTKEILLSDFKNSHNESIKMSNVTMMVFVLTNENIGTEEYKSVSLENIEFKQAENLSNNNITFNQQVQINPNPIKTNTTISYYSNINSNYELSIFDITGKRINMMTGNTQLGNNNINYNKTNEENGVYVFKLKITNGQSYTGKLIFSN; the protein is encoded by the coding sequence ATGAAAGTAACATCATTTAAATCAAAAGTTTTTTTATTGATTATCACATCAATAATTACCATAAATGCAAACGCACAAAACGAACCTTTTAACTGCGTATACAATGCTTACTTATTTCAATACAACGATGTTTATGCTGTTAATTTAGCTTCTGGAACTTCATTATTAGTTGCCGAAGACATTACAGAAAATAGTATTAACGCATCTGCTTACAATAATGTAGATGGTTATTTATGGGGATTCTTAAAAAACGAGCCTAAGACATTAATCAGAATTGGAAATGATTTTAGCACAAATAAATTCACCATTAACTCCATTCCAGATGATGCTATTTTTAGTTTTGTAGGTGATATTAATGTAGATGGAATATATCATTATAAAGTAAGTAAATCTATCTACAAAGTTGACCTAAACCCAAATTCAGATAATTACCTTGAGTTTATTGAAAGTTTTGAATTAACACAAAACATCAACGTACATGACTGGGCTTTTAATGTTAATGATAACAATTTATACACTGTAGAAAAAAACAGCAATCACCTATATAGAATCAACACTGAAACTAAAGTAATGACCGATTTAGGAATTGTTCCTATTCTTATTGGTAATGACTACACATATGGTGCTGTCTATTTTGATGTTGACGGAAACTTATATGTATCAGCAAATCAAACAGGAACAATTTATAGAATAAAAAATGTGCATAATATTACCACTAACGGTTATATTGATTCAAATCTATTTGCATATGGTCCTGCAAGCGCATCAAATGATGGTGCTAGATGCCCAAGCGCTCCTGTGCCAGATGAAGACTGTAGTAATGGAAAAGATGATGATGGTGATGGTTTAATAGACTGTGATGATCCTGCTTGTTCAGGTGTAGAATCTTGTCCTACAATTACGTTAACAACTTCGGCTAATAAAGGTGGATTAGAAAGTAACAATAGGTTATCTCAAAAAATTACAGCTAGAAACTATTTAAGAAGTAAAACAAATTATGATTTTGATAGTAAAAAAGCTCCAACATTTAAGCCTTCAAATAAAATCTATTTAGGGCAAAAAACGATGGTTGGAATAGAAGATTTTATCCCATATGATGGTGTTAAAAATACCGAAGCTAAAATTACAACACCTTCAGACTTAATCAATTTAACCAATGCTAAAAAAATATTTTCTGTAGATTACGTTAACACACAACAACAAACTGTTGCTTCTATTTTAACAATGGAAACAGAAAATGGAGTCTACGAACACACAAAATATATTTGTGATAGACTTTTAGGGGCTGAAATATTAGGGATTAATACTTTCTATATAAATGATGAAATGTTTATTAAAACAACAATCAAAAGTCCTAGTGGAGAAATTGAACACGTAATTAGTTTTGCTGTAAGTGATAATGGAAGTGGATACGATGTAGAATCACACTGGAACCTAGATAAATACACTCAAAACATTTCATATTACAACTATCAAGTTTGGTCTAATTCTGTAGATGACTTATATAGACTAACTTCTAAAATTTTAGAGATGTTTAGCAATGTAAAGCCCATCACTAGTTATAAAAACTCTACCCCTCCTTACGTTTATGTAAAGAGCGGAAACTATAAAAACGGAAAATTAACCTTAAACATTGTAAACACAAATAATGCTACAAATATTAAAATCAAAGGTGGATTAAGAGCTTCGGAAACAAGTGATACCGAAACTATTGATAGTGATATTGAAATAGACAGTTATAATACTAAAATAGAATTTGAAGCAAAATCTCTTTTTGATTTTGGTTTTAGAATTGAAGGAAATAATGGAGGTACCCCCGATGATGTGTTTATGGCTGATGGTGCTTGGGGAGTAGATGCTTCTGCTAAGAATACAGAAGTTATTAGCTTTGACGTAAGTCCACAGGAAGACATTATTACGGACGGAAGTTATATGGTAGAAAGAGGTATTAACTTATCTGCAAAAACAACTGAATACGTTTCTGTTTATAAAGCCTTTACACCAAGATTCAATGCCATCGATTTACAAGAGTACAATACCTTAAAATTAAATCTAAAAGGAACAGGTAAATTATCTATTGTAATAATGAAAGAAGATGTTCAACACTGGGAAGATCAACATAAATACACTGTAGAACTAACAAACGAAACTACCACAAAGGAAATATTATTAAGTGATTTTAAAAACAGCCATAATGAGTCTATTAAAATGTCAAACGTTACCATGATGGTTTTTGTTTTAACAAATGAAAATATTGGAACAGAAGAATATAAGTCAGTTTCATTAGAGAATATAGAATTTAAACAGGCTGAAAACCTATCTAATAACAACATAACTTTTAACCAACAAGTTCAGATAAATCCTAACCCAATAAAAACAAACACTACTATTAGTTATTATAGTAATATTAATAGTAACTATGAATTATCAATCTTTGATATTACTGGTAAAAGAATTAATATGATGACTGGTAATACACAATTGGGAAATAACAATATTAACTACAACAAAACCAACGAAGAAAATGGAGTGTATGTTTTTAAATTAAAAATTACCAATGGACAGAGTTATACAGGAAAATTGATTTTCTCTAACTAG